The following nucleotide sequence is from Apium graveolens cultivar Ventura chromosome 4, ASM990537v1, whole genome shotgun sequence.
CATCGACTTCTGCATCGAACTCAAGTATGAAATTAGCCAGCGCTTGTCCCTTGATTGTCGTGCGAGGAAAATATTCCAAATCGAATTGTCCTAGCTCCACTGCCTATTTTAACATTCTCCCTGACGATTCAGGTTTATGTAGAATATGCCGAAGCGGATAAGCGGTGCAAACTTCTATTCGGTGAGCCTGAAAGTTTGGTCTTAGCTTTCGTGCTGCAAGAATAAGTGCGTACACTAGTTTCTCCATGTTGGTATATCTGGTTTCCGCATCCCACAACCTTTTGCTCACATAGTATACGGGCCACTGGTGGCTTGCTTCTTCCTTTACCAATACCGCGCTGACGGAATATTCAGACACCGCCAAATAAAGAATCAATATCTCTCCGTCTTCTGGCTTGGCCAACATCGGAGGATTTCCCAACTGCTTTTTGATTTTCAGAAAAGCATCTTCACATTCGGGAGTCCACGGAAAATCCTTCCCCCTTCCTTTGATTGCTTTGAAGAATTCTTTGCACCTATCCGATGACTTTGAGACAAATCGATTCAGGGCCGCAATCCTTCCTGTCAGGCTCTGTACTTGTTTAACGCTGGTGGGAGATTTCATGTCTAGCAGAGCTTTGATTTTTGCCGGGTTAGCCTCAATCCCCCGGTGGTAGACCATGAATCCCAAGAATTTCCTCGACTCCACGTTGAACACACACTTCTGCGGGTTTAGTTTCATCttatattttctcagaatatggAACATTTCAGCTAAGTCGACAATGTGGTCTTCCGCCTTTTTCGATTTTACGagcatgtcatccacatacacttccatTGTTTTCCCAATCTGCTTCTTGAACATTTTGTTTACCAATCTTTGATAAGTGGCACCGGCGTTGATCAGACCAAATGGCATTCCGATATAGCAGTAGAGCCCTCTATCAGTGATGAAAGAGGTGTGCTCTTGGTCAGGCTCATATATAAGGATTTGGTTATACTCGGAGTATGCGTCCATGAAGCTGAGCAAGGCATGTCCTGCCGTGGCGtcgaccaactgatcaattcttggTAGGGGAAAACTATCTTTCGGGCATGCCTTATTTAGATCGGTGAAATCCACGCATGTTCGCCATTTGCCATTGGGCTTTTTTACCAACACCGGGTTTGCTAGCCATTCTGGGTAGAAGGATTCCCGGATTAGTCCAACATCCAGGAGCCTATCTACTTCCTCTACTAGGGCTATAGCTCTCTCTCCGCTTACGGCCCTTCATTTTTATCGAACCCCCCTTATGCTTGGGGTCGATATTCAATCGGTGGCACATTATCTCTGGATCAATTCCTACCATATCAGAAAGgctccatgcaaatacatcaagaTTCGCCAACAGAAATATTGAAAGACCTTCCTTCAACCTTGGTGCCAACTGGGATCCTATTCTCAAAACCTTACTCGGATCTTTTTCATCGACAGGGATTTCGATCGTATCTTCTGTTGGCCCCGTCTTTTCCATCGGCATTGGTATCCGGGGATCCAGTTCAGGCGAATCACGGATTTCATTGTCTTGTAGAGAAGGCGCATCCCCTTTAGGAGGAGCGTCGACTTCTTTAGAAGGCGCGCCTTGCATAGCAGGGACATCAACTTCTTTAGTATGTTTTGCGGGTAAGGGTGCTTCTTCAGGGGGAAGGGCATCATCCTGTTCGAGGCTTTGCAAGACATCGAATCTCCCTTCTAACCGTTCCCTATTGAAATTTGTTTGGACAATGGTGTCCATTGCCTCCTCTTCTTCCAACATCTCAATTCTGATTGTGTCTTCCAAGTACGACATTGTTGGGGGCAGCCCGGAGGGGTGCTCATCTTCTTACTCAACATAATAGTGGACTCGGATTTCCTCGATTGGTTGTTCAATGCTTTCTTCTTGATCTACGTCCAGAGTATCTTCGGCATGAGAGTCTTTTTTTAAGCCTTTCATAGCTTGCCTATAGCACTCCCGAGAGTCATACTGGGAACCCTTTATACTTCCCACCCTATTTGGCGTTGGAAATTTGATGGTTAGGTGGTGGATTGAAATGATGACTCTCATCTCCCGCAGGAAACGCCGTCCCAACAACACGTTGTATGACGATTCCTGATTCAGGACCTTAAATTCAAGCATTTTTGTTACCGACAATGGGCTTTCCCCCAAAGTACATGGCAGCCGAATCGATCCCATGACTCTAACTCCTACGCCTGAAAAACCATAGACCCACTAGTCTTCCCCCGACATATCCTGATCAGGTAGTCCCATCTTCTTGAAGGTGCTGTAATAGAGGATGTTTGTCGAGCTTCCATTATCCACGAAGGCTCTATGGACATTTTTGGTTCCTATTTGAATGGAAATAACCAGCGCATCATTGTGGGGATGATGTACCCATCGGGCATCTGCTTCCCTGAAGGTGATATCCATGGACTCACCCTTAAATACTTTGGGCGGCCGAGTTTCCACCCTATGAATATCCGTGAGAGGCCTGAACTGGGCTTCCCTAGTGTATCTTACCAAGGCTCGGTTGCTGCATTCCATCCCGGGATCTCCCCCGTAGATTGTTCGGATACTTCCAGCCCTGACAAATTTACCTTCCTCCAGGGTATCATTGTTCGACCCGCGCGGGGCTCGTCTTTCTTCTTCCCTTATTCTGTCATCCTTGTGCTTCCTTACTTCCTTGACTACCCATTCTCCGAGGTATCCTTCCCTGATAAGCGCTTCGATTTCATCTTTTAAATGTCGGCATTCATGCGTGTTATGTCCAGATGATTCATGGTATTCACAATATTTTTTCTTGTCTTTACTTTGCCATGATGATAAAGCTTCAGGTTTTCTAAATAGCCCTTTATTTTTGTTTACTTCGTAGATATGCTCGATAGATGCGACCAAAGGTGTGTACCGGCTTGTCATGTAGTCATAGTTTGAGGGAGGACTCCATCCCCTCCTTGTGTTTGCTGTATTCACCCGGTCTGGGCTTCGACTACTTCTTCGGTACCTTGGGCTTGGAGACCTATCCCTCTTCCTTCCTTTGCTTCTCTGACTTGACTGTGAAATCGGTTGCACTTCTGCCAGAGATTGTTCTATAGCTTTAAAAGATTCTGCTAAAGCGAAGACATCTGCTAGAGTAGTCGGGTCTTTTCCTTGCAAGTGCTTCCAAAAGTCCGAGCCGACCCTTAATCCTGCGATCAAGAAGCTTTTCAAGGCTTCGTCTGATGCTCCCCTCACGCTAGTAGATTCAGCGTTGAACCTTTTGAAGTATGATGTCAAGCTTTCATTTTCCCTTTGCCTAACATTGGCAAGAGTGGTGACAGAGGGCGCGTATCTCACTGCGGCTTGGAACTTGGTTAAGAACAGAGTTTTCATCTGATCCCATGAGGTGATCACTCCTGGCCCGAGCTTTTTAAACCACTGCTGGGCACTTTCTCTGAAGGTTGCCGCCAAGAGACGGTATCGAGCCAGGTCTGGAACTTGGTACACGTCCATCTCTATATTAAAATGACTCAGGAATTCCACCGGATCTGAATTTCCGTTGAAACGGAGATCGCTAGCAGTGTTGCGATACCCGGCCGGCAGTTGCGCTTCTCTTACCGCCACCGAGAATGGGGAGGGGATTTCAGCTGTGGTCGTAACCCTGCCTTCCAGGTGGTTAAGTAGCCTTTTTAGATCTCCCATATTGAAAGTTCCCACGCCTGGAATGGTCTGCATTTGAAGCTGCGGACCTTGGGGTTGTAATGGGGGTGCCTCCACTTGATTTCCCCCGGGAGGGGCTTGCTGCTGGTTCGTATTCTGGGCGTCTTCGGGTATCACAATTACTTCAGGATTTCGTCCTTGATTTCTCCCTTGATTCTCTTCTCCACCTTGGCCTGCGGCCCCGAGCCATACCGCGATCATAGTTTTCCACATCCATATGATTATAATGTTCCGCATAGTCATAGCTGCCTGCTCGGTTATTCCAGCGGTCGCGGTAGTTATCGCAACGGTAGCCTTCTAAATATCTACCTCGGCCTCCACCTCTTCCCCTCCATTGAGGCTTTCTCCAACGATCGTTTCCGTACCCACGACCATATCGATCCAGCAATCTGCGGggaggagctctctcatgatcgcggtgccgctcccgatCTTCCTTGGAATTTgggggcacacgcgttggatcgcggtgccgctcccgattttcTTGGGAATccaggggcacacgcgttgtatcaTGGGGGGTCACTTCTCCGTGATCAGCTTCTTTCTGCCATTCAAGTAACAACATTCTTAAATCATCATCGCCTAAGCGGATCCCCAGGCGATCTTTCAAAGCTGTGAAGCCCCGCTGCTGATTCTCTGGCATCGACTCTGCCTGTCGGCGTTCTTCGAGACTACGTCCAGACCGGTGCGGATGGGTGGCTCCCGGGTATCTGCCCGTAGAATTTCCCGACCATCAGCATCTTCTTCCAATAGCTCAATGATTGGGGACGTGTCATTGATATAGTCCAGGCGCCGAGGGGTTATCGGTACACGCCCTCCTTCGGTACGGTCATGGCCGACTGAGGCATCCCTATCAGTCACGGGTGCTTTTCCAGGTGCATGAGTCTCACGGCCGCGGCGAAGACCCCTCCTGGCCTTGCGCCGCTCTACCGTGCTCAACCTTGAATCGAAGCCGTTCAAAGCATCGCCCATGCGATACAGTTATTCCAGTAAGTCGGCATTGCTGATGAGCACCGGCGGCTGTCCCCCAACATCCGGTGTGGGGCGATCAGTCATTGGAGGAACATAGGGTTCATATTCATAGCCGTGATCATAATCTTCTTCAGAACTTCTGTCATAAAAACTTCCATCACGATATTGAGACATCTTTCCTCCCAGATGCAGATCCTGTTCAACCCTCCTTCTAGcaccaatttgttgacggaggaatttggtaacaacaaaatttgaggttcgtggccggaaacaagatctgtgacggcggttcttcgtcggaaacgtGAATAGTACCCGGTGGATTTGACgaacagtattcgtcggaaaagatgaacagtattcgtcagaaaagatgaacagtgtttggtggtgataattattgggggctgagatttttagggttagtggtggctcctttgcgctctcgcttctgaccccttacaatttgcctacgtacctctatttataggggatcaagcccacgtagttcttggggaacaagaaacctaatgggcttagatttcttatcccgaggcccagtaggaaacccactggaaaccgtcttctactagctttaggaatgtccgccgatgaggcccaaccacaaaggctcaaggctcgtccgcggcttcgagacttcgcggatgaggcatctccctggtcaaggataaccctccgctaccagctgtttctctaatccacggacgcaggtatagtcgtggttcaccccaaatgttggacgcatccttgttccccgataaggagcccctaccagattacaggataagtgatcccaagctttcgggtgcaaagtgcaggatactccgaagtctccaaacgaggacacccgttgactacagagacagagctcccaaagcacacaccagatttcaccccacatccccaatgaggacacccattgactacaggaggaggccttcagtccaggcatacccctggaggtctctgaccacgaacaccgcctttcctgtagatatgctacaggaaggagttcttcaaaagagtacctgcatcaaataggttagtaataacattctccatcttccttgaatcttccaGAGAGTTCATCCAAGTAGCATGTCAAAGTTGCATTCACATGTCAAGTAGAAGTTAAGGGCGCGTCCAAACATTCCTGTATGTTGGCGCTGCCCTGTGTCTTCAGCCTTTGATCTCTTCCTATGTCATTCTACAtcatagggcgcgccctaaatTATTTATCGTTAGGGCTTGCTCTAATTCTGTCCAAGCCAAAGTGTGGGTATGTCAAGGCAATCATGTCCGTGTAATCCGTCCAAGGAGTCTTCCTTacctagggcgcgccctaaggctcacCACAGGATAGAGAATTCCTCTCCTCCTTTTCAATAATTGGGCGCGTATCCTCCATCATGCTTGAGGGCGCGCCTTTAAGACATGATAACCACAACTGTTAATCAGCTACTCAGTCAATGGGGTGCAATCTTAGGGCGCGCCTTCTATTTGTGGAAGGTCAATCTTATCTTTTCCTAGATTTCAGGCGCCTCCTCTTCAATTCTGCTCATTTTATTAATCTTAATCttaatattgtttataccaatttttgggcataacaattAGAATTATATACAATTGTATAAAATCAAGTATtaattttaagaataaatatcatatgtttatcatatatatacatatttttattattaaaattaatatttaattatgattaTTATTTATGTCTTATATTTTGTGTCATGTCGTGTACTCAAATGACATAAAATCGACACTAAATTTCAATTTTGTACAATCATGTTCATGTACTTTCGTGTCGTATATTAAAAAGGTACTAAACAGAAAGACTAAATTTTTGTGTCGTGTAAATTGTGTTTTTTCCAAAATTGATAGGTCTAGCTTTGTACGAGGaattaattataaaatacatatttaattattttcatgAATGTTGTTGGGAGAAATCCGTAACAACACGAATTCGAAGGTTACTGGAATCACGGAGCAAATTATGTTAATTTCAGGCTATTTTCATGAAGAACGTGAAGAACACGGGATGAAAATTGATGGGTGTTATAGCTGATCTTGTTCGATAATTCTTAGAATGCCAGAGGAATAATGTTTATTCTCTCTTAATTTCAAACTATTGATCATCCGTAAACAAGAGGCCTACGTACCCTTTTATAGGGGTTCAAGCTACACCTAGTTCTTGGAGGACAAGTTACCTAGACGGGATAGGGTTTGGCCCGGTCCATCAAAACCCATGTTCGTTGATCGTTGGATAGTTCATAATAAGCTCATATTATTCCATGGCCCAAACTCAATTAGGATGTAATAGGTTGTCATGGCATTAGGCAAAGTTAAGTGAGTATTGTTCGGTATGCATCCGGATCGTTCTCCGGGACCTGATGGTTTCAGCCCTGGTTTTTACCAGAAATTCTGGAGTATTATTTTCGTAGACATGTTGAATTTGGTGCAGGATTTCTTCTCTCAGGGCAGACTGGAGAATGAAATTGGTAATACAAATATAGCTTTGATCTCGAAGGTCAAGAACCCAGCAACAATGAGAGATCTGAGGCCTACTGTGCAATGTGACTTACAAGGTGATTTCTAAAGTACTATCAAACAGATTGAAGTCAATGCTAAACATGCTTATCTCTGAGAACCAAAGTGCCTTCATACCAGGAAGGTTAATTACTGATAACATTATGGTATCATATGAAGTCATGCACTTCATGAAGCATAATACTCAAGGAAAGCTGGGATGGATGGCACTCAAATTAGATATTAGTAAAGCCTATGACAGAGTGGAATGATGTTTTCTTCAAAAAATGTTGAAGCAGATGGGACTCGAGAATAATGCCATGAAGCTGGTTATAGAATGCGTTCGCTCAACACGTTATCAGATCTGTCATGCAGGTAGGAATTTTGGCTCAATAACTCTTACTCGAGGATTAAGGCATGGTGATCCGATATCCTCATACTTGTTTCTAATCTGTATGGAGGGTTTGTCAATTCTATTACAGGAGTATGAAAGGAGAAATTATCTGACGGGAATTCAAGTAGCTAGAGGTGCTCCTCGTTTAACTCATATGTTTTTCGCAGATGATACGTACATCTATTGTAAAGCTCAAGTGGATCAAACAAATCACGTGATTGAGTTGTTTAAAATCTTCGACTGTGCATCATGCCAAAAAATTAATGCAGATAAATCTTATGTATTTTTTTCTCGTAATACAGACCCGGAAGTGAAAAACGTCATATGTATTATGCTGCAGTTTAAAGAAGTTGATAGTAATACAAAGTACTTGGGCCTCCCA
It contains:
- the LOC141718283 gene encoding uncharacterized protein LOC141718283 encodes the protein MSYLEDTIRIEMLEEEEAMDTIVQTNFNRERLEGRFDVLQSLEQDDALPPEEAPLPAKHTKEVDVPAMQGAPSKEVDAPPKGDAPSLQDNEIRDSPELDPRIPMPMEKTGPTEDTIEIPVDEKDPSKVLRIGSQLAPRLKEGLSIFLLANLDVFAWSLSDMVGIDPEIMCHRLNIDPKHKGGSIKMKGQWLANPVLVKKPNGKWRTCVDFTDLNKACPKDSFPLPRIDQLVDATAGHALLSFMDAYSEYNQILIYEPDQEHTSFITDRGLYCYIGMPFGLINAGATYQRLVNKMFKKQIGKTMEVYVDDMLVKSKKAEDHIVDLAEMFHILRKYKMKLNPQKCVFNVESRKFLGFMVYHRGIEANPAKIKALLDMKSPTSVKQVQSLTGRIAALNRFVSKSSDRCKEFFKAIKGRGKDFPWTPECEDAFLKIKKQLGNPPMLAKPEDGEILILYLAVSEYSVSAVLVKEEASHQWPVYYVSKRLWDAETRYTNMEKLVYALILAARKLRPNFQAHRIEAVELGQFDLEYFPRTTIKGQALANFILEFDAEVDDKAIVLAEPTSQGSHQDEKSLDKRSEISSGGRGRESNSSERFRISFEPGQQRFPSPGTTNKAIYEMCATPTEKKFKCQARSVPREENSNADALAKMGSQMDSVQLGQIPLRIQEIPSIPEMEVLQMQEIPQESLMTPIHNYIQTGVVPEDKLQARRLLYQAAKYVEYDGVLYKRGFNQPLLRCGDMEEGNYILREVHEEICGNHSGGWFLGIKSAQTRILLTDYERRCFQFCPGL